One Drosophila teissieri strain GT53w chromosome X, Prin_Dtei_1.1, whole genome shotgun sequence genomic window, CCGTTTAGTGTGGGCCTGGTCTATCTGATGTACAAGTGCTTCCACCAGATTGCCATCATCAAGCCAAACAGCAGCCGGCCGGCAAATTCGGAGCGCTACCTGGTCTGCAAGTACAAACGTTCGGACGCGGAAACGGCGGGCATCATAGCTTATCTGAATACGGTCAACCTGATGCTGTCCGATGAGTCGCAACTGGAGGAGAACGACGTGCTGGAGATCTTTGATGCCAACGAGCTGGCCGAGGATGAGGACTTTCTGCGTTACATTATCGATTCAAATAACGCCATTGGCAAGAAGCAGATCGTCGGCTTGCGCAAGATAGCAGCATTCGCACAGAATTTGGAGCTGAAGGAGACCAAGCAGTCGGAGGTGCGGCAGGAGTGCCTGAAGCGATGGGGACTTCCGGATAAACTTCGCCAGGCACCGGAGATCAAGCCAACGGACAGGCTGCTCGATGAACTCCTGGCCGATTGGGGGAACGAACGCAGCTGGCTGAGTGTGCCGGCCACCGAGATGAGCGGCGTGGCCAGTCTCAATACGGCCGTTAAGAACGTGGCGGACTGGTATTTTGTGCCCGTGGGACGCGAGGAGACGAACATCAATGCGTGCAGTCTGTTCTTGTGCAAATCCCGGGGCAACTTGCTGCGCTACACGGAGCATAAAAAGTGGGAGCTGGTGGAGACCGCCTTTGAGGTGCAGCCGCGCTCGATCTTCTTCGGCCAGATTGTGTACGAGTTCTACGGCGAGGGCAGGACCATTCAGCGAGTGGCTGCCCTGCACATCATCGATGGCATCTGCCTGGGTGGCATCGACATCCGCAGACGGTCGTTCCGCGAGCGCGTCAGCATGTGCGATAAGTTTGCCAGGAGTCTAAACAAGCCGTACCGCAAGGAGCGCACTTTTGGTGCGCTGCGCAGCAAGCCCTTCTTTCGGCTGCAGGATATGGGCAGTTTCTTTGCGGACATGAGGCATTATGTGCTAAAGGATAACTCGCAGAGGTTCGGATACGCGCTCGATGACAAGAAGTTCTTTGTCCCGGGCGGCATAATGATGTTCTGCGACCTGACCAAAAACTATGTGTCCGCGCACTCGCGGTCACGGGGTCAGCTGTACTACTTCAACGTGAAGAATAAGGAGGCGTACTACAAGGATCAGATACCCAGCAAGAAGGCTAACGAGATCTTCGCCTCGTTCCGGTGCAGCTTCTCGTACCGCCTGCTCTGGAAGTGGACGGACCTGCGCCAGGTGGAGGAGCTGGCCACCGAGGACAATCCAAAGATCCTGTTCCGCAGCGACTTCGTTAAGTTCATCGCGGACAAGCTGGGCCACAGCTAGGCCAACACAACTTAGCCATAAGTTTAACTTTACATACGCAtacgtgtttttttttaacttaccCCGCATGCCTAGGATTTATCTGGAGGTTTTACAACGGATCCCTGCATTTTACTTATTCGACTTAAGTATTCGACGATTGGGTGGGTGTCCGCAGGAACTgaatcatatatattttttttcgacCATCACTACTAACTATATTCGTACAACATACACGCGTATGAGCAAAGTGTGCaactgttttattttctaaaagatCTTACCAAACTTGCACCGTCTTTCATTTTGACCGGGTTCTTCTGGGTCTAGCTAAGCAATGGCACTCTTTGCCACTTCTAACAGTAAGAATTCAAATTTCGAACACTTCCTATTCCAATTGAGCAAGTTTAAATGTGGTGTTGGATTGAATTGACCCACACTATTAGATATAagatataattaattaaaagaaatatgaTTGATATAAGGGCAACACTTTCCTTGCGTTACTTGCGTTGAATATTTGCGGAAATCTTCAATggcccaccaccaccacctcttTTCAGCGGGAGTTGTCAGCGGCAGAAAGTTGCATTCACAGGTCCTTGCAGCTTAATTAATCACCCGATAAATGGCCGGAGAGCGGACTTCTGGGGACCTGGGTGTGCGGATTCCGCAGTGTTTGCAGTTGGACAAAAAAGCAAATTGCTGGCCGTACTTGTGCAATTCACGCCACACAGCACAGTTACACATTGCCGAAAGGGAAGCTGGGTGGTGAGGGGCCCGGGATTCAAGGATTCCAGGGGTCAGGGGCATgcggcatggggcatggggcatttggcatggggcatggggaaAATGCCACTGACATGCGCCAGTAATTAACGTCCCATTTTGGGTTAGATTACCCATGAATAATTGCGAATAGCGTTGGTCGCGCCCGGCGCACAGCGAGAAACCCCAAAATCAATTGtcaatatataattaattgaagATATAgaatgataaataaaaatcgaatttaaagatatttaaaaGCACTTAAGCTTATTGAATTGCGTAATGTTCAATTTGCTTCCTTGCCAAGTGAATTTAAATTGGTAAGACGGCTTACCAACTGAATAGCTCGAAGATTTCTATACAAATGTTAGGTCTTGGGTGTATTTTTCGCTGTGCAACATTCTGTCCACGACATCTGATAGTTAGGTGCAACAGCCTTGGAGCAATGGAATCCGATCGACGCGGAGATTGGGATTTGGCACTGGGATTGGGTGCGCAACTGCACCAGATTGATGATGGTCGGCTGAGGATGGCCACCTCCCTGCCATCCTTGCCGGCCGTAAACCCAACCTGATCCCACTTCATCCCCGTTTTCCATGCGAGGAGTGAGTGTTTTGGAGACTGAAAACTTTGCTAATTGCTTTTTGGCCACGGCTACGATGACGATGGCCTCGAACTacgtacacacatatatatataaagctGTTGACGACGAATCCGGCAACGGGCCACAGTTACAGCATCCGAAAAATAGTAGTTATCCATTTGCAGTTTAGCTGACTTGCACACTGGACCTTGAGTGTCCAAAACTGTCCAAATGATACTGGTATTGTTCAGCGGAGTGAGAGCACACAAATTATagttcaaaatataaaatgtaatataaacTTGAACTCAAAAAGTGCTAGAATACCTTGTAGTTggtaaaatatatacaatataaacTAACTTGTAATGGAGAAAGGCATGGAAATCGGTTAGCGAGCAGTGTAGTTGGTCATGCCACGTCCAGAAAatctgctgtttttgttgtgcacTTAATTGTGCTTTTTTGGCTGGGCCTACGTTTGCCGACTCAGCAGAGAATTAATTACACACACTCGACTCTACTCCATGCCACTCCATGCCATGCCACTCCATGCccctccactccactccgctcCATCGTGATCCACTGCGATCCGCACCATGCCGCCCGGACATTTGATAGTTTCGCACTTGTGCGCTTTATAAATTTTGCACTTGGCCTGCTGCGAGCATCTTCAGttgtcaaaacaaatttttgcaaCTGAGCCATTCATTTGTTACGAAACCCCGGAGACCTTCCCCCCGTCCGGGGCAACGGAAGTCCCCGGAGGGCAGCACATGAGACCCGGGTTAGGGATTCTGGATGCGGGACTTTGGATGCGGGTTTCGGGACTGACCGCTgcccaaatgcaaatgtcatTTTGTGGTCGTTCGAATGaataaacgaaattaaatgcaaagaaTTGGGCAGCCGAAAAGAGTTTGACTGGCAGGCAGAAGTCCAAGTGGAAGTCCAAGTAAGGATGGCCCTGACAAAGGAGTTCGGGGAGTTCAGCCCCGCCCTCTGGTAAGCCATGTGGGACCTCCTCTGATTGACAGGCACCGGAATCGAACCGGAAGCCAGCTATTGAATCGATATGAAAGATTACCGCACCGCACCCTCTCGTCTGGTCAAAAAATGTCGTTGCTTGGAcaaaatataatcaaacaAATGGAACCGGCAAGTGATGTTATGCTTACGAATATGACACTCACTGCTGTCTCAAGGAAAGGGAAGAATTATTTTGGTGGCAATTTGTTTACTGGATGATGATCAGCTCCATTGTCAGCAATTTCATGGGAGCCAAAAGTTGCGGAGCGTTTCCCAAGCTTCTCGGCTTCTAAATGTTGCTCAGATTACTCCGTAGTAATGGTTCGATATTTTCGCtacacctccacctccacctcctcttTTAAGGATTTGTTCTTATATAAGCAAAGTACACTAATTTCCCCCAGCTGATCTCTCGACCGCGTTGATTGAGGTCATTTGCCAGCGTAAACGTGTGAGTCGCTTCGAATTAAGAGTCCTTCGCTTGCCAGGACACAGACACAGAAGCCAAagtggttgggtggtgcggAGCACACATTCGATTAGCAGAGGCCCGAAACTCGATGAGTTTTATTAGTAAATAATGGCAAATCATTTGCCAGTTGACACTTGCTGAATGGCCAAGAGGCTGGAGGTGGTCGAAGGATATCTGGGGGGTGATGGCGAGGTCCTTAGCCTCGTAAGGGAATGTCACTGGCAGGGCAGAGTCAAGGAGCAGGATGCGAGGTCCTGCTAATGAGCAACATTAATGAGTGCTATTTTTCATTGAAAGGACAATCAGCgtgtccatgtgtgtgtgtgtgtgagtttgtgtGTACGTGTGAAGGGCTGGGCGGGTGATTGCGAGTGTGGATGCTTTTTCTCAAGTCTCCTGGGTATTTAAGCGGCCAAAATGCCGCAAAGACGGCAATGACAGCAGGTGCCCCGCGTACGCATACGCATACGCatacacatacgcacacacaccaccacACCCACCACCACATGGGCAgcagctcacacacactcacgcacgcACAGGAAGCTGATGTCAGGACCCCATGAAAATTTAATACGAATGgaaaagaaagcaaagaatttgtaattaaattaaccaTTTGCTGGCTACACTCACCCCACCTTCGCGTCGTCGtctttgtttttatgctgctttaaattaaatatttttccctttttgcgtGAGTCCCTTCCGGGATGATGTGGTTCCGGCGTTGAGTGGGTCAGCGGAAACCTCAGCAATTTCCACAGACTCAATCAGTTCCTTGTCCAGCTCCTTTATGGCACTAACAGAAAATGGTAATAGGTGTTGTCAATATCAATTTTATAATCCACGAAACATAActaaattttgtaaattgcCCATATTCCAAATGCTATATTTTAGAGAAAAATCTTCGAAACAACCATGATCGTATCTAAAAACAAGATTTAACTAGTACTAGCCCCGTCATTTTTCCCTGTGCATGCTGCGGACCTCAGGTTCTGGTGGGGATTCAGGTTTGGCTTCAGGTTGAGGTTGCAGCCGAGGTCCCAGGTCCACTACGACACTCTGGAgagaaatgcgaaatgaaaaatcgACTTGCAATTAGCAAACATGAAACATGACTACCCGGGGCCCGTTCCAAAGTGAGCCCACTTCACCCCCTCCACCTCTCCCACAGCGGAggaatgcgtgtgtgtgtgtgcgtgtggtgCACAGACACATCCTGGAGCCCTGGAGTCCTGGCGTCCTGGAGTCCTGGTATCCCGAAGCTCGCTGTGTGTCTGGAGCTCCAGGAGCTTCGCTGGCAGCGTTGTCAGCATGGTTAATAAGTTACTTTCGAGATACTTTATTACTTCCTTGGTGGTGAGCGACAGCTGGGcgagggggcggggggagtTGGCACAAAGGGTTGCCATTGcctcccaccaccaccccaccTCCCATCCGTCGCATGtctgtgcgtgagtgtgtgcagttttttaatttatgcgatTTTTGACTGCCGCCGCCCTTCGGCATACGCATGGTGGGTGCGGATTGGGCGGGGGTGGGAGAAGGGGTTCCTGCTGGCGGAGTGGGGGAGTGACAGTACGTGGCACCGTGGATGAGTTCATTTCAGGCACTTATTGGGGATTCAAACACACAATGGGAATATGTGTAAGTAGAGAGAAGAATCAAAGGAGTAGAATCAATGCATTAATAGCAGGTAAATTCTAGTAGCCATTACTGGAGTTAAACGACGAGTTTAGGTAGCAGATTAAATGTATCAAAAGTAATTGTAGCAGTTCATCCGGCATTTTGTCCCACTGTGCAAGTGTGCGACTGTTTTCGGCGCCCGTAAGTAGGCAATAGTTTCTTTTGCCTCACGTTATCGGCGGCACAGAGGACCTTCGTAGCCCCCATCCGCCCACAGATCCCGCCTCCACCCCAACCACTTTGGGCCAGACTCCCCCTGCCAGGTCGCCTTTTTccttatttatgcaaatgaaatcaatGCTCGCTGACGTATGTGTGGGTGGTTGAGAGcgtgagcgtgtgtgtgtgtgtgtttgtgattGCGTCAAAAGAATagaatttttcattttaaattacatgCCAGCATGTACGAGTTGTTGTGCaactgtgtgtctgtgtgtgtgtgtgtgtgtgtgtgtgtttatgcaaagaaaacttttgttcgtttgttttcGAAGAACTTTGCATCGAGTctgcgaactgcgaactgcaaaCTGTGAGCTGTGAACTCTGAACCGACCTGAGCCGTCCCGAAGCGAACCACATTAAAGGTaactatgcaaatatttttgcggCTCACACGGGCAAAcacaaaccaaaaccaaaccggACCCGGGAACCCTTTTTCCCAGCTTTTTTTCCTGCCCCTGGTCCGTGTGCTTTGAGTGCTCGAGGTGGCAACCAAAAATATTCCATGCTGGTCAATCGGAAAACTGGCAAATTCGCCGGGAAAGGGAAAGGAGAAAAGGGGAAATTCTCGCCCACCACAGCACATCCCTTCATTGAAGTTCGCTTCTAATTGCGTTTGGCCGTGTGCTCGGTTTTAGTTTTTGGCAATCACTTAGCCCCCTGGCTACTTGGTCCACCAGCTATGTGCGGAATGTCTAATGAAGCCACATAAATCAAGTGGCAGTAcatcccgctcccgctcccgcttcTTCTGCTTGACCAGCATCCTTCATCGTTTAGCGGCCTTTCAGCGGGAGGTCCTTTGGTCAGTGGCAGtggctaattgaaattaaaaacattgcCAAGAAATTGCTGCGCATTTTTCATTCGATTACCACTGTCCGAACACACCACCCCAaaaaacgaaaggaaaaaaacaatttagcaCTGATTTATGCTAATGCAAAGCCCACAAAATGAGAATTCGGATGCAGAGCAATTAGTATGGATAATCGAGCATGAAGAACACTTGAAAACTAGTTCATAGTCAAATAAAACGTTCTTTAAATGCCCATAAACAATAACTCAAAACATATAAACTATGAACCCTTTTTAGTGGAAACAACCAATTCGTTATTGTGTATATCCTTTATTTGGTATtcgaattatttatttcttgtaatattaaaaaaaaagacaatgatcacataaaatattttcgcttGTAAATTACAGAATTTTTTCTTGTCATACAATacaatattatattatatatatatattttagttttatatttagtttagtGTAATTATATTAATCATCGTAATGTATTACTTCGTTTAATACAATGATTTCAGTTAAGCctgctatttattttcatactTTTTCGACATTTGCTTCGTgccgtttgttttttgtgttttaaactttttccatttggtttttatttttttaaaattcgtCTAAATTACCTTGCGGCCTGGGGTTTCTTCTCCGATCTactctttatttttttatttagttaaagTTAAGTTTAAGATTAGACGTATgacgatacaaaaaaaaacgtgaCTTTTTGTTCAACTACTTGGTTTACTTAAGCTTACACAATTAGTAAATTAcgattttggtttttagcGTTGCTCTCATTTGGTTGAACGTATTGCACTGAATTTTAATCTATTTATCCGTTCAACTTTCTTAGGGGTCTTTGTTAATGCCTCTTGTCCGATTTCGTAAGGGGTAACATTAAAACTTACGATCCTACAGAAAAGCAGACATATACATGTACACACATACTGATATAATCTGCATATGTTTTCTTTCCCGATTTCATGTGGATATTGCCGCCTTGCAATCCAACGCCTCGCAATCACTTCCTTTCACACACTTACCCATTATAGTTTTGATATTCGCTTGATATTactattacattttaatattacagttacacaaaaaaaacaaaaaaaaatcgttcGATTACATCCACTAAGTTTAGTACTGATTATATTTGCACGTTTAGTTTATATGTTGTATTTTACTGCGTTTTCCACTTTGGTGTTCGACTTTGCCACTAAACTTAACTTAGCCTGCGCGGATATGGGCTAGAGGGGCACTACGTGGAACTGGGGGAGGGTCTATTAGGTAGTGACGAACATCTCGCGATCCGTATGCAAAAAATTGACCAGACATcaacagcaaacaaatgcCCTAgatttaaacatatatttggGGTTTGTTATttcatataattatatatataatatatcgaTTTCTATAACTTCTAGTTGTAGTATTTGATacagacaaaaaa contains:
- the LOC122623419 gene encoding cap-specific mRNA (nucleoside-2'-O-)-methyltransferase 1, whose protein sequence is MDEPSDDENSEPTPKKIKREWVKSYSNKAMEMMKKMGYENDKGLGKSNQGRLEPIIAVQQDGRRGFGLKLDTVQSSAGQWDPACEELEIPEPVLWLHNPGSRADAYSLDQLMGHVVTGEKKLTLDGETRYCEPAILHHIINAKTVFDDLNDSEKRRARSRCNPFETIRSSIFLNRAAVKMANIDSMCDFMFTNPRDPAGESLVAPDELLYFTDMCAGPGGFSEYVLFRKSWEAKGFGFTLRGANDFKLEKFFAASPESFDTFYGVKEDGNIFDESNQDSLNEYIRMHTPQGVHFAMADGGFSVEGQENIQEILSKQLYLCQFLTALKILRPNGNFVCKVFDLFTPFSVGLVYLMYKCFHQIAIIKPNSSRPANSERYLVCKYKRSDAETAGIIAYLNTVNLMLSDESQLEENDVLEIFDANELAEDEDFLRYIIDSNNAIGKKQIVGLRKIAAFAQNLELKETKQSEVRQECLKRWGLPDKLRQAPEIKPTDRLLDELLADWGNERSWLSVPATEMSGVASLNTAVKNVADWYFVPVGREETNINACSLFLCKSRGNLLRYTEHKKWELVETAFEVQPRSIFFGQIVYEFYGEGRTIQRVAALHIIDGICLGGIDIRRRSFRERVSMCDKFARSLNKPYRKERTFGALRSKPFFRLQDMGSFFADMRHYVLKDNSQRFGYALDDKKFFVPGGIMMFCDLTKNYVSAHSRSRGQLYYFNVKNKEAYYKDQIPSKKANEIFASFRCSFSYRLLWKWTDLRQVEELATEDNPKILFRSDFVKFIADKLGHS